The Xenorhabdus doucetiae genome has a window encoding:
- a CDS encoding lysozyme, translated as MEISESGINKLKSYEGLRLKAYPDPATGAAPWTIGYGHTKGVKPGQVITAQQAEAFLHQDLISIYGAIERLVKVPLTQGQFDALCSFIFNLGIGNFTHSTLLKKLNAGDYQGAAGEFLKWDRADGSELTDLRIRRESEQKMFLS; from the coding sequence ATGGAAATCAGTGAAAGCGGTATTAATAAACTCAAAAGTTATGAAGGTTTGAGGTTGAAAGCCTATCCAGATCCCGCCACTGGAGCAGCGCCGTGGACAATTGGATATGGTCATACAAAGGGAGTAAAGCCCGGACAAGTGATTACTGCGCAACAGGCTGAAGCATTTTTGCATCAAGATCTTATCTCTATTTATGGAGCCATTGAGCGATTAGTTAAAGTGCCTCTAACTCAAGGACAATTTGATGCTTTATGTTCGTTTATTTTCAATTTGGGAATCGGTAATTTTACCCATTCAACATTGTTGAAGAAATTGAATGCAGGTGATTACCAAGGTGCAGCAGGGGAATTTTTGAAATGGGATCGTGCCGATGGGAGCGAATTAACAGATCTACGTATACGAAGGGAATCTGAACAGAAAATGTTTTTATCATAA
- a CDS encoding YejL family protein, which translates to MPQSSRYSDEKVEHLLTELVNVFEKDHTPTDLTLMVLGNMVTNLINTSIAPAQRRHIADSFAHALQSSINEDKAH; encoded by the coding sequence ATGCCACAGTCATCTCGCTATAGCGATGAAAAAGTTGAACATTTATTAACTGAATTAGTAAATGTTTTCGAGAAAGACCATACTCCAACTGACCTGACCTTAATGGTTTTGGGTAATATGGTAACGAATTTGATCAATACGAGTATTGCTCCCGCACAACGCAGACATATTGCAGACTCGTTTGCACACGCGTTACAGTCTTCAATCAACGAAGATAAAGCGCATTAA
- a CDS encoding glutathione S-transferase family protein has product MKIYTFPKSRSLRVLWTLEELGVSYDTIKVDLLNDSPGVTSPHSRGKVPFMVDGDISIEETLSICLYLCEKYPEKNFYPTALKEKSIINSWLSFALTDLESPIWNLLKQLIFISEKKRSLELVNYFRKESEQVINQLKFDKGSEWIAGNNFTLADIFMSHTLLWAKVCGISISPAINDYINRATNRASYLKAQEKNNQ; this is encoded by the coding sequence ATGAAAATATATACTTTTCCTAAGAGTCGCTCATTAAGAGTTTTGTGGACATTGGAAGAGCTTGGTGTATCGTATGATACGATCAAAGTTGATTTACTTAACGATAGTCCTGGCGTTACATCTCCTCACTCTCGCGGAAAAGTCCCTTTTATGGTGGATGGCGATATATCGATAGAAGAAACATTATCGATATGTCTTTATTTATGCGAGAAATACCCAGAGAAAAATTTTTATCCAACTGCTTTAAAAGAAAAATCAATCATCAATTCTTGGCTAAGCTTTGCTCTTACAGACTTAGAATCTCCAATCTGGAATTTACTAAAACAACTGATTTTTATCTCCGAAAAAAAACGTTCTTTAGAATTAGTTAATTACTTTAGAAAGGAATCCGAGCAAGTAATTAACCAACTTAAATTTGATAAAGGTAGCGAGTGGATTGCAGGTAATAACTTTACTTTAGCGGATATTTTTATGTCACATACGCTTCTTTGGGCTAAAGTATGTGGTATCAGCATAAGTCCAGCTATCAATGATTACATTAATAGAGCAACTAACCGAGCATCATATTTAAAGGCTCAAGAGAAAAATAATCAGTAA
- the yejM gene encoding LPS biosynthesis-modulating metalloenzyme YejM produces the protein MVTSCQHYREKVSQMISWGHWFALFNIMFSLVLGSRYLFASDWPGSLFGRIYALVSWLGHFSFIVFAIYLLILFPLTFIVISQRLMRFLSAALATVGLTLLIFDSSVYVRFHLHLTPLVWDLVTNPEQGELAREWQLMFICIPLIFLIQMLFGTWSWQKLRSLNRQRFGKPLAAVFITAFIASHLMYIWADANFYRPITMQRSNLPISYPMTARKFLEKHGLLDHQEFQRRINQQGNPTALSVNYPLNNLSYRDAGRGYNLLLLVVDGLNNQDISHDMPTLAHFAKSNIQFTQHFSTGMQNDTALFGLFYGISSGYLDGILNARKSSALIDSLTHQGYQFVLFSSDGFQTPLYRQAILADYSLPETKKQDDSVTVAQWSQWLDLRNGSTPWFSFLNINGLAPSSGKFDKKALDTEINHVLEVLKNKGVLDKTIIVITAKQGKETASNSAKWFTDDKFNREQLHVPLIIQWPGTPAQTIDKLTSHQDIMTTLMRRLLHVTNSPDDYSQGEDLFNAQRENPWLITGDNGSLIVTTTKNTLYISKDGEYHLYDLDGNEVQGAKPNLAQLLQILTEVKRFLAN, from the coding sequence ATGGTGACTAGCTGTCAGCATTACCGCGAAAAAGTTTCTCAGATGATCAGTTGGGGGCACTGGTTCGCACTGTTCAACATTATGTTCAGTCTTGTGCTGGGCAGTCGCTATCTATTTGCATCTGACTGGCCGGGTTCACTGTTTGGTCGCATCTACGCGCTGGTCAGTTGGCTCGGCCATTTCAGTTTCATTGTCTTTGCCATCTACTTACTTATTTTATTTCCGCTGACATTTATCGTTATATCTCAGCGGCTAATGCGATTTCTTTCAGCCGCATTGGCAACGGTAGGTTTAACGCTGCTAATCTTTGATTCTTCCGTCTATGTGCGCTTTCACCTGCATTTAACCCCATTGGTTTGGGATTTAGTCACCAACCCAGAACAAGGCGAATTAGCCAGAGAATGGCAACTGATGTTCATCTGTATCCCACTGATTTTCCTGATACAGATGCTTTTTGGCACATGGAGTTGGCAAAAATTACGCAGCTTAAATCGTCAACGATTTGGTAAGCCACTAGCAGCCGTCTTTATTACTGCGTTTATCGCTTCACATTTGATGTACATCTGGGCGGATGCCAATTTTTATCGTCCGATTACCATGCAGCGCTCAAACTTGCCAATTTCTTATCCAATGACTGCACGCAAGTTCCTTGAAAAACATGGCTTGCTGGATCATCAAGAATTTCAACGCCGCATTAACCAACAAGGCAATCCCACCGCCTTGAGTGTCAATTATCCACTGAATAACTTGTCTTATCGGGATGCCGGGCGTGGCTATAACTTACTTTTACTTGTCGTGGATGGATTGAATAATCAAGATATCAGCCATGATATGCCAACTCTGGCACACTTCGCGAAGAGCAATATCCAGTTCACACAACATTTCAGCACAGGCATGCAAAACGATACGGCATTGTTTGGTTTATTCTATGGCATATCATCGGGTTATCTGGACGGCATCCTTAACGCCAGGAAATCATCCGCACTGATCGATTCCCTGACCCATCAAGGGTATCAATTTGTCCTCTTCTCTTCAGATGGATTCCAAACACCACTTTATCGTCAGGCCATACTGGCCGATTATTCATTGCCAGAAACCAAAAAACAAGACGATAGTGTCACTGTAGCGCAATGGAGCCAATGGCTGGATCTACGTAATGGCTCCACACCGTGGTTTTCATTTCTAAATATTAATGGTCTTGCGCCTTCTTCCGGCAAATTTGACAAGAAAGCGCTGGATACCGAAATCAACCATGTTTTAGAGGTCCTGAAAAATAAAGGCGTTCTGGATAAAACGATCATTGTGATTACAGCCAAACAGGGTAAAGAAACAGCCAGTAACAGCGCAAAATGGTTTACCGATGACAAATTCAACCGCGAACAGCTCCATGTTCCCTTGATAATCCAGTGGCCGGGCACCCCGGCACAAACTATCGATAAGCTGACCAGCCATCAAGATATCATGACGACCTTAATGCGTCGTTTATTACACGTGACTAATTCGCCGGACGATTACTCACAGGGCGAAGATCTGTTTAATGCTCAAAGAGAAAACCCATGGCTGATTACGGGTGATAATGGTTCATTAATTGTTACGACGACTAAAAATACCCTCTATATTTCCAAGGATGGGGAATATCATCTGTATGATTTAGATGGCAATGAAGTTCAAGGAGCCAAACCAAACCTTGCCCAATTATTACAGATACTAACGGAAGTGAAACGATTTCTGGCAAACTAA
- a CDS encoding IS30 family transposase, which produces MAYTQLTETERYQIFGLKEAGFTQRFIATSLNRAPSTISRELRRNREAEKYEPEQAQRKALERRHSKVKAVKITPEITKWIKQLIWQDLSPEQVVGYLKREAKISLHHETIYRLIYKDKINGGDLWQHLRIAKKPYRKRYGSHEHRGKIKNRVSIDKRPKIVDKKQRIGDWEGDTIVGKDRKSALLTLVERKSLFTIIIKLEDKTAEGVAKAATRHLSMIKHKVKTITFDNGLEFAEHERIGKNLETKIYFAHPYSPWERGINENINGLIRDYFPKGTDFNKVSEREVNLVANRLNNRPRKTRDYKTPNELFTGTPTHLLRSLRCCA; this is translated from the coding sequence ATGGCCTATACGCAACTGACCGAAACAGAAAGATACCAGATTTTCGGCTTAAAAGAAGCCGGTTTTACACAACGTTTTATTGCAACGTCGCTTAATCGGGCCCCATCAACAATTAGCCGGGAATTGAGACGAAACCGGGAAGCCGAGAAATATGAACCTGAACAAGCTCAGCGTAAAGCATTAGAACGCCGTCATTCTAAGGTAAAAGCCGTAAAAATCACGCCAGAGATAACAAAGTGGATAAAACAGTTAATTTGGCAAGATTTAAGTCCGGAACAAGTTGTGGGTTATCTCAAGCGGGAAGCGAAAATCTCTTTACATCATGAAACAATTTATCGATTGATTTATAAAGATAAAATAAATGGCGGTGATTTATGGCAACATCTTAGGATAGCGAAAAAACCGTATCGTAAACGCTATGGAAGCCATGAGCACAGAGGAAAAATTAAAAACAGAGTCAGTATTGATAAGCGCCCAAAAATTGTTGATAAAAAGCAGCGTATTGGGGATTGGGAAGGGGATACTATCGTTGGCAAAGATCGTAAAAGTGCCTTATTGACTTTAGTTGAACGAAAATCGTTATTTACGATCATCATTAAACTTGAAGATAAAACAGCAGAAGGTGTTGCCAAAGCGGCGACAAGACATTTATCGATGATAAAACATAAAGTTAAAACAATTACCTTTGATAACGGACTCGAATTTGCCGAACACGAACGGATCGGTAAAAATTTAGAGACAAAAATTTATTTTGCTCATCCGTATTCCCCTTGGGAAAGAGGGATAAATGAGAACATAAATGGATTAATCAGAGATTACTTCCCAAAAGGAACCGATTTTAATAAGGTATCAGAGCGGGAGGTTAACCTTGTGGCAAACCGACTAAATAATCGACCACGTAAGACACGAGATTATAAAACACCGAATGAGTTATTTACAGGAACCCCAACTCATTTACTTCGTTCATTACGGTGTTGCGCTTAA
- a CDS encoding VOC family protein — protein MKKSTILRIARPTDNLNKIAEMYCHGLNFIILGEFKNHDSFDGIMLGHPNHSWHLEFTHHHNTHVGKAPTKDNLLVFYIEDKVEWQEQVKSMQDAGFILVPSYNPYWDKSGKTFEDIDGYRVVLHHSASEI, from the coding sequence ATGAAAAAATCAACTATTCTTAGAATCGCCAGACCAACAGATAACCTTAATAAAATTGCAGAAATGTATTGTCATGGCTTGAATTTTATTATATTAGGTGAATTCAAAAATCACGACAGTTTTGATGGTATTATGCTTGGTCACCCTAACCACTCCTGGCATCTTGAATTTACTCATCATCACAATACACATGTTGGTAAGGCACCAACTAAAGATAATTTATTAGTATTTTATATAGAAGATAAAGTTGAATGGCAAGAGCAAGTAAAATCAATGCAAGATGCTGGATTTATTCTCGTTCCTTCTTATAACCCTTATTGGGATAAAAGTGGAAAAACTTTTGAAGATATTGATGGTTATCGTGTTGTATTACATCACAGTGCATCAGAGATTTAA
- a CDS encoding lytic polysaccharide monooxygenase has product MNMKKSLLFAGLTVFGTIPFSSIAEPNSNHGYIDTPPSRALLCQKGINKNCGSIMYEPQSVEGPKGFPQGGPPDGQIASGGVGQFKQLNEQSVDRWHHVTINKGINQFKWTITARHSTTSWQFFITKPNWDPNKPLTRAQFDLKPFCEHFDHGKRPDKTVSINCDVPERSGYHVILGVWTIADTANAFYQVIDADIK; this is encoded by the coding sequence ATGAATATGAAAAAGTCATTACTTTTTGCGGGATTGACAGTTTTTGGTACAATTCCATTTTCCAGTATTGCTGAACCAAATTCAAATCATGGATATATCGACACACCACCAAGCAGAGCACTTTTATGCCAAAAAGGCATTAATAAAAACTGTGGGTCTATCATGTATGAACCACAATCGGTTGAAGGTCCCAAAGGTTTTCCTCAAGGAGGGCCTCCAGATGGACAAATTGCCAGTGGCGGTGTTGGTCAATTCAAACAACTCAATGAACAAAGTGTAGATCGCTGGCATCATGTCACTATCAATAAAGGAATAAACCAATTTAAATGGACAATAACAGCCAGGCATAGTACCACTTCATGGCAGTTTTTTATTACCAAACCTAACTGGGATCCAAACAAGCCTTTAACACGCGCTCAATTTGATTTAAAACCCTTCTGTGAACATTTTGATCATGGCAAAAGACCAGACAAAACTGTCTCTATAAATTGTGATGTTCCTGAGCGCTCAGGGTATCATGTTATTCTCGGTGTGTGGACAATTGCTGATACTGCTAATGCTTTCTACCAAGTTATTGACGCTGATATTAAATAA
- a CDS encoding IS630 family transposase — MKIHLTPEQKRALELMHDTTRDSRVCDRIKAVLLASEGWTAQMIAQALRIHETTVSRHLKDFIAQEKLTPENGGSESHLSAKQTADLVDYLTANLLHTTAQIVDYVRARWQVSFSVGGMTKWLHRQGFSYKKPKGVPHKFDADKQQQFIDDYQSLKDRAGQNEPILFIDAVHPSQSTKLSYGWMKAGKNQVKVVETTGSRTRLNLLGALNLQRIEDTVIREYPSINAENIAYFFGAIRETYPLSQKIHIILDGAGYHRAELVKEVAYVLNIELHYLPPYSPNLNPIERLWKYMNEQVRNNVYFPDAKTFRETLRHFFHVTLPEKAKELTTRLTDNFQILKPASSS, encoded by the coding sequence ATGAAAATTCATCTGACACCAGAACAAAAACGTGCCCTCGAATTGATGCATGATACCACTCGTGATAGTCGAGTCTGTGATCGCATCAAGGCCGTGCTTTTGGCGTCAGAGGGCTGGACAGCTCAGATGATTGCTCAGGCCTTACGTATTCATGAAACTACGGTAAGCCGTCACCTAAAAGATTTCATCGCGCAGGAAAAACTCACCCCCGAAAATGGCGGTTCTGAAAGCCATCTCTCTGCCAAACAAACCGCCGATCTGGTTGATTATTTGACGGCAAATTTGCTGCATACGACCGCTCAAATTGTGGATTATGTACGAGCTCGTTGGCAGGTGTCTTTCAGCGTGGGAGGCATGACGAAATGGCTTCACCGACAAGGTTTCAGCTACAAAAAGCCAAAGGGCGTTCCTCATAAATTCGATGCGGATAAGCAGCAACAATTTATTGATGACTACCAGTCTCTGAAAGACCGGGCAGGTCAGAATGAACCTATCCTATTTATTGATGCGGTGCATCCTTCGCAGTCCACAAAGCTCAGCTATGGTTGGATGAAAGCGGGGAAAAATCAGGTAAAAGTGGTCGAAACCACCGGCAGTCGTACCCGTCTCAATCTTCTGGGCGCCCTCAATTTACAACGAATTGAAGACACCGTGATCCGTGAATACCCGAGTATCAATGCCGAAAATATCGCGTATTTTTTCGGCGCTATTAGAGAAACTTACCCACTTTCGCAAAAAATTCATATTATTCTGGATGGGGCGGGTTACCACCGGGCAGAATTGGTGAAAGAGGTGGCATATGTCCTTAATATTGAACTGCATTACCTACCGCCTTACAGCCCAAACCTCAATCCAATAGAGCGATTGTGGAAGTATATGAATGAGCAAGTACGTAACAATGTTTATTTTCCGGATGCAAAGACATTCCGTGAAACCCTTCGTCACTTTTTTCATGTCACTTTGCCAGAAAAAGCGAAAGAACTCACGACTAGACTGACTGACAACTTTCAGATTTTAAAACCTGCATCTTCAAGTTAG
- a CDS encoding aminoglycoside N(3)-acetyltransferase — MIQIGEDKYWSKTMLVQQLQKIGIKQGDVVMAHVAMRSVGNCLNGADDLIQSLLTVVGAGGTLLCYTNWEQNYEDRLDVNGYVPSELKPEIMPYDRTFSRASRDHGVFAECVRTIKGAIRSQNPGASVVAIGNNAEYFVENHSLNYGYGSDSPFARLVEHQGKVLMIGAPYDTMSLLHHAEHIGKYSKQEY; from the coding sequence ATGATCCAAATAGGCGAAGATAAATATTGGTCAAAGACAATGCTTGTTCAACAACTACAAAAAATAGGTATAAAACAAGGCGATGTTGTTATGGCTCATGTCGCTATGCGATCTGTTGGCAATTGTTTGAATGGTGCAGATGATCTTATTCAATCTCTTTTAACTGTAGTGGGAGCTGGAGGAACATTGCTATGTTATACGAATTGGGAACAAAATTATGAAGATCGTCTGGATGTTAATGGTTATGTTCCATCTGAATTAAAACCAGAAATCATGCCATATGATCGAACATTTTCACGAGCAAGCAGAGATCATGGTGTATTTGCTGAGTGTGTCAGGACAATTAAAGGAGCTATTCGAAGTCAAAATCCTGGTGCTTCTGTAGTTGCTATTGGAAATAATGCTGAGTATTTCGTCGAAAATCATTCATTAAATTATGGCTATGGTAGTGACTCACCATTTGCCAGATTGGTAGAGCATCAGGGAAAAGTTCTTATGATTGGTGCTCCATATGACACTATGAGCCTTTTGCATCATGCTGAACATATTGGCAAATATTCCAAACAAGAATATTAG
- a CDS encoding N-acetylmuramoyl-L-alanine amidase: MYKIDYNSYRSTKSFNRRSRFLVMHYTALNFEKSVQALTGEFVSAHYLVPNPDDPTYRAAGFDKIHIFNLVDELERAWHAGISYWSGREGLNDTSIGIEIVNEASDDDGIFTFPPYHPDQIDAIKELAINILQRYPDIQPTHVVGHSDIAWQRKTDPGPHFPWKELYDAGIGAWYDEETKQKYIEQFDHRLPDVAEILEKFKRYGYDVTGAEKEENFQLLIKAFQMHFRSTYYDGVPDIETIAILYALVEKYFDSKP; encoded by the coding sequence ATGTATAAAATTGATTATAATTCATACCGCTCAACTAAAAGTTTTAACAGACGCTCCCGCTTTTTAGTTATGCACTATACCGCTCTGAACTTTGAAAAATCTGTTCAGGCATTGACCGGAGAGTTTGTCAGTGCTCATTACTTAGTTCCAAACCCAGATGATCCAACTTATCGGGCTGCTGGGTTTGATAAAATTCATATATTCAATTTAGTTGATGAACTTGAAAGGGCTTGGCATGCGGGAATAAGTTATTGGTCTGGACGAGAAGGGTTAAATGATACATCCATTGGCATTGAGATTGTGAATGAAGCCAGTGATGATGATGGTATTTTCACTTTCCCTCCTTATCATCCTGACCAAATCGATGCGATCAAAGAGCTTGCCATCAATATATTACAACGTTATCCAGATATTCAGCCAACTCATGTTGTCGGGCATTCAGATATTGCATGGCAAAGAAAAACTGATCCGGGTCCCCATTTTCCGTGGAAAGAGTTATATGATGCGGGAATTGGAGCATGGTATGACGAAGAAACTAAGCAGAAATATATTGAACAATTTGATCATCGTTTGCCTGATGTCGCCGAGATTTTAGAAAAGTTTAAACGCTATGGCTATGACGTTACTGGCGCAGAAAAAGAAGAAAACTTTCAATTGTTAATCAAAGCATTTCAAATGCACTTTCGTTCGACATATTATGACGGCGTGCCAGATATTGAAACCATTGCTATTTTATATGCCTTAGTTGAAAAATATTTTGATAGTAAACCCTAA
- the nrdB gene encoding class Ia ribonucleoside-diphosphate reductase subunit beta — protein sequence MSYTTFSQVKNDQLQEPMFFGQSVNVARFDQQKYPIFEKLIEKQLSFFWRPEEVDVSRDRIDYNALPDHEKHIFISNLKYQTLLDSIQGRSPNVAFLPLISIPELETWVETWSFSETIHSRSYTHIIRNIVNDPAIVFDDIVENEQILRRAKDISAYYDDLIEMTNYYHLFGEGTHDVAGKTVTINLRELKKQLYLCLMSVNALEAIRFYVSFACSFAFAERELMEGNAKIIKLIARDEALHLTGTQHMLNLLRSGQDDPEMAEIAKECEQQCYELFVQAAEQEKEWADYLFKDGSMIGLNRDILCQYVEYITNIRMQAVGLKLPFETRSNPIPWINAWLVSDNVQVAPQEVEVSSYLVGQIDSEVNTEDLSGFEL from the coding sequence ATGTCCTATACCACTTTTTCGCAAGTAAAAAATGATCAGCTACAAGAACCGATGTTTTTCGGTCAGTCTGTTAATGTGGCGCGTTTTGATCAGCAAAAATATCCTATTTTTGAGAAGTTGATTGAAAAACAGCTCTCCTTCTTCTGGCGTCCAGAAGAAGTGGATGTTTCCCGTGATCGCATTGACTACAACGCGCTGCCGGATCATGAGAAGCACATTTTCATCAGCAACCTGAAATACCAGACGCTGCTGGATTCCATTCAGGGCCGTAGCCCGAATGTGGCTTTTTTGCCATTGATTTCCATTCCCGAATTGGAAACTTGGGTTGAAACGTGGTCGTTTTCAGAAACGATCCATTCGCGCTCTTACACACATATTATCCGTAATATCGTGAACGATCCTGCTATCGTATTTGATGACATTGTGGAAAACGAACAGATTTTAAGGCGCGCCAAAGACATTTCCGCGTATTACGATGATCTGATCGAAATGACCAACTATTATCATCTGTTCGGTGAAGGAACGCATGATGTTGCCGGCAAAACGGTCACCATCAATCTGCGAGAATTGAAAAAGCAACTTTACCTGTGTCTGATGAGCGTTAACGCGCTGGAGGCCATCCGCTTCTATGTCAGTTTTGCGTGTTCATTTGCTTTTGCTGAACGTGAATTGATGGAAGGTAACGCCAAAATCATCAAACTGATTGCCCGTGATGAAGCCCTGCATTTAACGGGAACGCAGCACATGTTGAATCTGCTGCGCTCTGGTCAGGATGATCCAGAAATGGCGGAAATTGCCAAAGAGTGTGAACAACAGTGCTATGAACTGTTCGTACAGGCAGCAGAACAGGAAAAAGAGTGGGCTGATTACTTGTTTAAAGATGGCTCCATGATCGGTTTGAACAGAGATATTCTGTGTCAGTACGTCGAATATATCACCAATATTCGGATGCAGGCAGTTGGCTTGAAGTTGCCATTTGAAACCCGCTCTAACCCGATCCCGTGGATCAATGCGTGGCTGGTTTCTGATAATGTTCAAGTGGCTCCACAGGAAGTCGAAGTCAGTTCTTACTTGGTTGGTCAGATTGATTCGGAAGTCAATACTGAGGATCTCAGCGGTTTCGAACTCTGA
- a CDS encoding DUF7424 family protein, whose product MKKWLVIAASTLVLSGCKVDVETKVNTDDLTSIEHKLVKGDIDIEVSSCNDYEDSRKESKSLIELKQKVPTIFKNAEYVECYRKKFDSYAHFTIPVAVGVLPDDGQLGNDADVFILSHQKAYAGAVIPKDVLDRIKKAQKDMMGKLDIRMSIILERGTKPVPTLISLGTYMTSAKNKDYPLVANGINLAKEMKFRLSDVSNSSLSNGEFVPFLVTPDYFDVFRADKK is encoded by the coding sequence ATGAAAAAATGGTTAGTTATTGCGGCTTCAACGCTGGTTCTTTCCGGTTGTAAGGTTGATGTGGAAACGAAAGTAAATACAGATGATCTCACCTCAATTGAGCATAAACTGGTTAAGGGTGACATCGATATCGAAGTATCATCCTGTAATGACTATGAAGATTCACGTAAAGAATCAAAAAGCCTCATTGAATTAAAACAGAAAGTCCCTACTATTTTTAAAAATGCCGAGTATGTGGAGTGCTATCGTAAGAAATTTGATTCCTATGCACATTTCACTATTCCTGTCGCTGTGGGTGTATTACCGGACGATGGTCAATTGGGTAATGATGCGGATGTATTTATTCTTTCTCACCAAAAGGCTTATGCGGGTGCGGTGATCCCAAAAGATGTGCTTGATAGAATAAAAAAAGCCCAAAAAGATATGATGGGAAAACTGGATATCAGGATGAGCATTATTCTGGAGAGGGGAACCAAACCTGTACCAACGTTAATTAGCCTTGGAACTTATATGACAAGTGCGAAAAATAAAGACTATCCTCTTGTGGCAAATGGGATAAATCTGGCTAAGGAAATGAAATTCAGATTATCAGATGTTTCCAACTCATCATTGTCTAATGGTGAGTTTGTTCCTTTTCTTGTCACACCTGACTATTTCGACGTCTTCCGGGCAGATAAAAAATAG
- a CDS encoding AAC(3) family N-acetyltransferase, with product MQNNQTVWVMLEEFDTVDSVCEQFYQGYFKDIVEHFCYSHPELTLKGTIGSANALLVPAKEILDYAVHWMENYRK from the coding sequence TTGCAAAATAACCAAACAGTATGGGTTATGTTAGAGGAATTTGACACTGTAGATTCCGTTTGTGAACAATTTTATCAAGGTTATTTTAAGGATATTGTTGAACATTTTTGTTATTCGCACCCAGAATTGACTCTTAAAGGTACCATTGGTTCTGCTAATGCATTGCTTGTTCCGGCTAAAGAGATATTGGATTATGCAGTACATTGGATGGAGAATTATCGTAAATAA
- the yfaE gene encoding class I ribonucleotide reductase maintenance protein YfaE encodes MADYKVTLPSRQGLYIHYSSSSHDNLLEALEHGKVQLEYQCRQGYCGSCRVRLVKGKVGYPCKPLAFVNEGEILPCSCYPLTDIEIEP; translated from the coding sequence ATGGCTGATTATAAAGTTACCCTGCCGTCACGGCAGGGCTTATACATCCATTATTCTTCAAGTTCCCACGATAATTTATTGGAAGCGCTGGAGCACGGTAAAGTTCAGCTTGAATATCAATGTCGGCAGGGATATTGCGGTTCTTGCCGTGTTCGTCTGGTAAAAGGAAAGGTAGGATATCCTTGCAAGCCATTGGCGTTTGTCAATGAAGGGGAAATTTTACCCTGTAGCTGTTATCCGCTGACAGATATTGAAATTGAACCTTAA